A section of the Candidatus Latescibacterota bacterium genome encodes:
- a CDS encoding HAMP domain-containing histidine kinase → MTPALGTAAPRQETDPVAAVGRFVAGFTHRLRSPLTGLRGYGELAEREEDRARRAYWHQQLQGGLDSLDLLLEGFRRYQIPEQVARRPQPARRLVEEAWRLAGRVTPGSATKRVTLSIDLPEGREWRVDAFHYRNLLVNLFQNALDASPEGGRVRVSEDGEAVLRVEDEGPGLGELGAAEIVQPFFTTRADRAGLGLTVASRIACEHGQSLCWQARPTGGLAALIVIANPAEQQRSLR, encoded by the coding sequence ATGACCCCGGCGCTGGGAACGGCCGCGCCGCGACAGGAGACGGATCCCGTCGCCGCGGTGGGACGTTTCGTCGCGGGCTTCACCCATCGCCTGCGCAGCCCGCTCACGGGCCTGCGCGGCTACGGCGAGCTGGCGGAGCGCGAGGAGGACCGCGCGCGGCGCGCCTACTGGCATCAGCAGCTGCAGGGCGGGCTCGACTCGCTCGATCTGCTGCTGGAGGGCTTTCGCCGCTACCAGATTCCCGAGCAGGTCGCGCGCCGTCCGCAGCCGGCGCGCCGCCTGGTGGAGGAGGCCTGGCGGCTGGCCGGGCGCGTCACGCCGGGCAGCGCCACCAAGCGGGTGACGCTGTCGATCGATCTGCCCGAGGGGCGCGAGTGGCGCGTGGACGCGTTCCACTACCGCAACCTCCTGGTGAACCTGTTCCAGAACGCGCTGGATGCCAGCCCCGAAGGCGGGCGCGTGCGCGTGAGCGAGGACGGCGAGGCCGTCCTGCGCGTGGAGGACGAAGGGCCCGGGCTCGGAGAGCTCGGCGCCGCGGAGATCGTCCAGCCCTTTTTCACGACGCGCGCGGACCGGGCCGGCCTCGGCCTGACCGTGGCGTCCCGCATCGCCTGCGAGCACGGCCAGTCGCTGTGCTGGCAGGCACGACCCACCGGCGGCCTGGCCGCCCTCATCGTGATTGCCAATCCGGCAGAACAGCAAAGGAGTCTCCGGTGA
- a CDS encoding sigma-54-dependent Fis family transcriptional regulator, whose protein sequence is MNHSILIVDDEQTLRWSLGEALKDSYRVIEAEDGPGGLQRIAEEEPDLVLLDGRLPGLSGIEVLEQARAAGYDGQVIMMTAYGEAENALRAGQLGAFDYVTKPFTLEKLKQRVENALEAGRLRRANAHWEETQKRGDPFTGFIGRSPRMEELFEKIRKIGASQASTVLIQGESGAGKELVARAIHRATAGASGPVVEINCAAIPETLLESELFGHEKGAFTDAKSRKKGLIEAAAGGTLFLDEIGEMGLQLQARLLRVLENRTFRRVGGIEDLQVKARIVAATNKDLMEEASAGRFRSDLYFRLGVIVLEVPPLRERTEDIGPLANFFIARFNRELGKSVAPVDEHVLALLEGYGWPGNIRELKNLIERVLLLEGDGALKPAHLPAAIRQGQQGGEAAGVRRAESGPFRPEPISAVELRHIERTLEHTGGNKSRAAQLLGISRQTLREKLKQKDVPSAAAKSAGASG, encoded by the coding sequence GTGAACCACAGCATCCTGATCGTCGACGACGAACAGACGCTCCGCTGGTCCCTGGGCGAAGCGCTCAAGGACAGCTACCGCGTCATCGAGGCCGAGGACGGCCCCGGCGGCCTGCAGCGGATCGCGGAGGAGGAGCCGGATCTGGTCCTGCTCGACGGCCGCCTGCCCGGTCTCAGCGGCATCGAGGTGCTCGAGCAGGCGCGCGCGGCGGGCTACGACGGCCAGGTGATCATGATGACCGCCTACGGCGAGGCCGAGAACGCGCTGCGCGCGGGGCAGCTCGGCGCCTTCGACTACGTGACCAAGCCCTTCACGCTCGAGAAGCTGAAGCAGCGCGTGGAGAACGCGCTGGAGGCGGGGCGCCTGCGCCGGGCCAACGCCCACTGGGAGGAGACGCAGAAGCGCGGCGACCCCTTCACCGGGTTCATCGGGCGCAGCCCGCGCATGGAGGAGCTCTTCGAGAAGATCCGGAAGATCGGGGCCAGCCAGGCGTCCACGGTGCTGATCCAGGGCGAGAGCGGTGCGGGCAAGGAACTGGTGGCGCGGGCGATCCACCGGGCCACGGCGGGCGCCAGCGGGCCGGTTGTGGAGATCAACTGCGCGGCCATCCCCGAGACGCTGCTCGAGAGCGAGCTCTTCGGCCACGAGAAGGGCGCCTTCACCGACGCCAAGAGCCGCAAGAAGGGCCTCATCGAGGCCGCGGCCGGGGGCACGCTCTTCCTCGACGAGATCGGCGAGATGGGCCTTCAGCTCCAGGCGCGCCTCCTGCGCGTGCTCGAGAACCGCACCTTCCGCCGCGTGGGGGGTATCGAGGATCTGCAGGTCAAGGCGCGCATCGTGGCCGCCACCAACAAGGACCTCATGGAGGAGGCCTCGGCCGGACGCTTCCGCAGCGACCTCTACTTCCGCCTCGGCGTGATCGTCCTCGAGGTGCCGCCGCTGCGCGAGCGCACGGAGGACATCGGCCCGCTGGCGAACTTCTTCATCGCCCGCTTCAACCGCGAGCTGGGCAAGAGCGTGGCGCCGGTGGACGAGCACGTGCTCGCGCTGCTGGAGGGCTACGGCTGGCCGGGCAACATCCGCGAGCTGAAGAACCTCATCGAGCGCGTGCTGCTGCTCGAGGGCGACGGCGCGCTGAAGCCGGCGCATCTGCCGGCGGCGATCCGTCAGGGGCAGCAGGGCGGCGAGGCGGCGGGCGTGCGTCGCGCGGAGAGCGGGCCGTTCCGCCCCGAACCGATCAGCGCGGTGGAGCTGCGGCACATCGAGCGGACGCTCGAGCACACGGGCGGCAACAAGAGCCGCGCGGCCCAGCTGCTGGGCATCAGTCGTCAGACCTTGCGCGAGAAGCTCAAGCAGAAGGACGTGCCGTCCGCCGCCGCGAAGTCGGCCGGCGCCTCTGGCTGA
- a CDS encoding flagellar biosynthesis anti-sigma factor FlgM gives MEIGKSSTIQPQDLTKLYAQRSETDGAQGAGTSAVATESASARGNAVSAAAPVLVEISAEARERAEQQESLQLARDLYDRLPAVRSEVVAAVKARLAAGYYDSDEVKNALADRLTGLIRRLDLAVR, from the coding sequence GTGGAGATCGGCAAGTCTTCGACCATCCAGCCCCAGGATCTGACCAAGCTCTACGCACAGCGTTCCGAGACGGACGGCGCGCAGGGCGCCGGCACGTCGGCCGTCGCGACCGAGAGTGCGTCCGCCCGCGGCAACGCCGTGAGCGCCGCCGCGCCCGTCCTGGTGGAGATCAGCGCCGAGGCGCGCGAGCGCGCGGAGCAGCAGGAGTCCCTGCAGCTCGCGCGGGACCTCTACGACCGGCTGCCCGCCGTGCGCAGCGAGGTGGTGGCCGCCGTCAAGGCGCGCCTCGCCGCCGGCTACTACGACAGCGACGAGGTCAAGAACGCACTCGCCGACCGGCTGACCGGCCTGATTCGACGTCTGGACCTGGCCGTCCGCTAG
- the fliT gene encoding flagellar protein FliT — protein sequence MGSQTAQDTLSALRALAEQLLDASRGGDLDGLERVEAQRRALIAALDPGDLAALATADPDGLAAHVAALERVDRLVRSRLQGRLAQLTRAMEQDGARHRAERRYRQTP from the coding sequence ATGGGCAGTCAGACGGCACAGGACACGTTGAGCGCGCTCAGGGCGCTGGCCGAACAGCTGCTGGACGCCTCGCGCGGCGGCGATCTCGACGGCCTCGAACGCGTGGAAGCCCAGCGTCGCGCGCTGATCGCCGCCCTCGATCCCGGCGACCTCGCCGCCCTCGCGACCGCCGACCCCGACGGCCTGGCCGCCCACGTGGCCGCGCTCGAGCGCGTCGACCGGCTGGTCCGCAGCCGCCTGCAGGGCCGGCTGGCCCAGCTCACCCGCGCCATGGAGCAGGATGGCGCGCGCCATCGCGCCGAGCGCCGCTACCGCCAGACTCCCTAG
- the fliS gene encoding flagellar export chaperone FliS — protein sequence MNPRLSDTQSRAQRAYQESRIRGADPQELLAILYEGLLQSVRDGQHALREQRWEDAQLALSKARRIVTYLSNSLREEGGEITKQLRPLYAFCFENIGRASLEQAPGLLDGVIKVVGELSGAWAAIARDGQPSPAHAPDTHSP from the coding sequence ATGAACCCCAGGCTGTCCGACACCCAGAGCCGCGCGCAGCGCGCCTACCAGGAGAGCAGGATCCGCGGCGCCGATCCCCAGGAGCTGCTGGCCATCCTCTACGAGGGGCTGCTCCAGTCCGTGCGGGACGGCCAGCACGCCCTGCGCGAGCAGCGCTGGGAGGACGCGCAGCTGGCCCTGAGCAAGGCGCGGCGGATCGTCACCTACCTCAGCAACTCGCTGCGCGAAGAGGGCGGGGAGATCACGAAGCAGCTGCGGCCTCTGTACGCTTTTTGCTTCGAGAACATCGGCCGCGCGAGCCTGGAGCAGGCGCCCGGCCTGCTGGACGGCGTGATCAAGGTGGTGGGGGAACTGAGCGGCGCCTGGGCGGCCATCGCCCGGGACGGTCAGCCCTCCCCGGCGCACGCGCCGGACACGCACTCCCCCTGA
- the fliD gene encoding flagellar filament capping protein FliD, translating to MPTGVNSISGLISGIDTATLVDKLIDFERRPAYLLEAKQARTNLTLAAYGAIEATLGQLKSAVEGLRRPSDFRSMMATSSQEGLITASAGKGAAPGVYTLTVDKLAQSHQIVSGGYADPADSLGTGTVTISVAGAEALTVTLTEGNDSLNDLATAINQAAAGVTAMVVNTGSGDTPYQLILSGNTTGADQLISVATDLSGGAGLDFGSVGGVNIVSQTGSSSIASGGEYTGNSDGAYSFSVSTGGVVGSDTIVIDWTNDAGESGQIILDDSYAGEAVEVHGSLTLTFGAGDLQAGDEWSVNATSSTIQAAQDAELSFGSGAPITIRSASNTVDDLIDNVTLNLLGADPGQQVTVKVEQDVDGLVQRLQGVVDKYNSTIDFFLQQFSYDPDTENAGVLLGDRTAMKLDSSIRSDLTRAVAGLSSQFSQMAQIGIGTSAGGSLDYDGKLSIDEDTLRNAIINDLDGVIALLGSTGSSSDGDVVFLNAGQSVEPTGGLNAYDVHVTQAATQGRFAGLGVATPTVGSPLTITAADQLLRFSVDGIEGSLLRIPEGNYESGEALAEAIQAAINNDDAMADAGKSVSASWVDDGGGQGHLELVSRSWGGNSKVELETTDGALATTLGLVGGSPMVGHDVAGYFLVDGEVEEASGSGRILTGNQENGATRGLSVQVNLTEDTLAAQGESQGAVQVWSGVTDRLYRSLDGALDSVSGVLTSKQESLRGEIDDIEQQVKAIDDRLAKRKERYLREFQRMESLLSEMTNTSSNLASMLASVGTISTSLGSSSNG from the coding sequence ATGCCCACGGGCGTGAATTCCATTTCAGGACTGATCAGCGGCATCGACACGGCGACGCTGGTCGACAAGCTCATCGACTTCGAGCGGCGGCCGGCCTACCTGCTGGAGGCCAAGCAGGCCCGCACCAACCTGACGCTGGCGGCCTACGGCGCCATCGAAGCGACCCTCGGCCAGCTCAAGAGCGCGGTGGAGGGGCTGCGCCGGCCCAGCGACTTCCGCAGCATGATGGCCACCAGCTCGCAGGAGGGCCTGATCACGGCCTCCGCGGGCAAGGGCGCGGCGCCGGGCGTCTACACGCTCACCGTGGACAAGCTCGCGCAGAGCCATCAGATCGTCAGCGGCGGCTACGCCGACCCGGCGGACAGCCTGGGCACGGGCACGGTCACCATCAGCGTGGCCGGCGCCGAGGCGCTGACGGTGACGCTCACCGAGGGCAACGACTCGCTGAACGATCTCGCCACGGCCATCAACCAGGCCGCGGCGGGCGTCACCGCCATGGTGGTGAACACGGGCAGCGGCGACACGCCCTACCAGCTCATCCTCTCGGGCAACACGACGGGGGCCGACCAGCTGATCAGCGTGGCCACCGACCTCAGCGGCGGCGCGGGCCTGGACTTCGGCAGCGTGGGCGGCGTGAACATCGTCAGCCAGACGGGCTCGAGCAGCATCGCCAGCGGCGGCGAGTACACCGGCAACAGCGACGGCGCCTACAGCTTCAGCGTGTCCACGGGGGGCGTCGTGGGCAGCGACACCATCGTCATCGACTGGACGAACGACGCGGGCGAGAGCGGCCAGATCATCCTCGACGACAGCTACGCCGGCGAGGCCGTGGAGGTGCACGGCAGCCTCACGCTCACCTTCGGCGCGGGCGATCTGCAGGCCGGCGACGAGTGGAGCGTGAACGCCACGAGCAGCACCATCCAGGCCGCCCAGGACGCCGAGCTGAGCTTCGGCAGCGGCGCGCCGATCACGATCCGCAGCGCCAGCAATACCGTGGACGACCTGATCGACAACGTCACGCTGAACCTGCTCGGCGCCGATCCCGGGCAGCAGGTGACGGTGAAGGTGGAGCAGGACGTGGACGGCCTCGTCCAGCGCCTGCAGGGCGTCGTGGACAAGTACAACAGCACCATCGACTTCTTCCTCCAGCAGTTCTCGTACGATCCGGACACGGAGAACGCCGGCGTGCTGCTGGGCGACCGCACCGCCATGAAGCTCGATTCGAGCATCCGCAGCGATCTCACCCGCGCGGTGGCGGGCCTGAGCAGCCAGTTCAGCCAGATGGCCCAGATCGGCATCGGCACGAGCGCGGGCGGCTCGCTGGACTACGACGGCAAGCTCTCCATCGACGAGGACACGCTGCGCAACGCCATCATCAACGATCTCGACGGCGTGATCGCCCTCCTGGGCAGCACGGGCAGCTCCAGCGACGGCGACGTGGTCTTTCTCAACGCGGGCCAGAGCGTCGAGCCCACGGGCGGGTTGAACGCCTACGACGTGCACGTCACCCAGGCGGCGACGCAGGGGCGTTTCGCGGGGCTCGGCGTCGCGACGCCCACGGTCGGTTCGCCGCTGACCATCACCGCGGCCGACCAGCTGCTGCGCTTCAGCGTCGACGGGATCGAGGGCAGCCTGCTGCGCATCCCGGAGGGCAACTACGAGAGCGGCGAGGCGCTGGCGGAGGCGATCCAGGCGGCCATCAACAACGACGACGCCATGGCGGACGCCGGCAAGAGCGTCAGCGCCAGCTGGGTGGACGACGGCGGCGGCCAGGGCCATCTCGAGCTCGTCAGCCGCAGCTGGGGCGGCAACAGCAAGGTGGAGCTGGAGACGACCGACGGCGCGCTCGCCACGACGCTCGGCCTCGTCGGCGGCTCGCCCATGGTGGGGCACGACGTGGCGGGCTACTTCCTCGTCGACGGCGAGGTCGAAGAGGCCTCCGGCTCCGGCCGCATCCTCACGGGCAACCAGGAGAACGGCGCCACGCGCGGCCTGAGCGTGCAGGTGAACCTGACCGAGGACACCCTCGCCGCCCAGGGCGAGAGCCAGGGCGCGGTGCAGGTCTGGAGCGGCGTCACCGACCGCCTCTACCGCTCCCTCGACGGGGCGCTGGACTCGGTGAGCGGCGTGCTGACGAGCAAGCAGGAGAGCCTGCGCGGCGAGATCGACGACATCGAGCAGCAGGTCAAGGCGATCGACGACCGCCTGGCCAAGCGCAAGGAGCGCTACCTGCGCGAGTTCCAGCGCATGGAGAGCCTGCTGTCCGAGATGACCAACACCAGCAGCAACCTCGCGTCGATGCTCGCCAGCGTCGGCACGATCTCGACGAGCCTCGGCTCGAGCAGCAACGGTTGA
- a CDS encoding flagellin, producing MAFRINHNIASMNAYRNLSRNDMGLSKSLEHLSSGLRINKAGDDPAGLVVSENMRAQIAGLSQAIENSELATSMVQTAEGALTEVHALLTSMRELAIHAANEGANSAADLAADQSEIDNALATINRIASQTQFGTKKLLDGSNGVTGNVTSGSVTFLSGTSDTTAGTYDVTVTTQAEKATLATGNSAAITGITADETLTLTNDSTGVAVTVNLVAGDDAQTIVDKINAYTSSTSVEASTDGTDITLTSTAWGTAGDFTIVSSNAATDGTQSGFAAGAGDTDDGVDIAGTFDVGATSYQADGVGNILTGRAGSVVDGLRVSTAAAAGAAGTVQVSNNSLVFQVGANAGQQVTLAISNMAASELGTGLDAANGGSNQFAGLADISILDADKAADSLAVIDQAISQVSSLRGTLGAFQSNTLESGMNNLRVAEENLVAAESIIRDTDMAAEMATFTRNQIMLQAATAMLSHANSAPQVVLQLMQ from the coding sequence ATGGCATTTCGCATCAATCACAACATCGCGTCCATGAACGCGTACCGGAACCTCTCCCGGAACGACATGGGCCTGTCGAAGTCGCTCGAGCACTTGTCGTCCGGCCTCCGGATCAACAAGGCTGGCGATGACCCGGCCGGCCTGGTCGTCTCCGAGAACATGCGCGCGCAGATCGCGGGCCTCAGCCAGGCCATCGAGAACAGCGAGCTGGCCACTTCCATGGTGCAGACCGCCGAGGGCGCTCTGACCGAGGTGCACGCGCTGCTCACCAGCATGCGCGAGCTGGCCATCCACGCTGCGAACGAAGGCGCCAACAGCGCTGCGGACCTCGCCGCGGACCAGTCGGAAATCGACAACGCCCTGGCCACCATCAACCGTATCGCCAGCCAGACCCAGTTCGGCACCAAGAAGCTGCTGGACGGCTCCAATGGCGTGACGGGCAACGTGACCAGCGGCAGCGTCACCTTCCTGAGCGGCACGTCCGACACCACGGCCGGCACCTACGACGTCACCGTGACGACGCAGGCCGAGAAGGCCACGCTGGCCACCGGCAACTCGGCGGCCATCACGGGTATCACCGCCGACGAGACCCTGACGCTGACCAACGACAGCACGGGCGTCGCGGTGACGGTGAACCTGGTGGCGGGGGACGACGCGCAGACGATCGTGGACAAGATCAACGCCTACACGAGCTCGACGTCGGTCGAGGCCAGCACGGACGGCACCGACATCACCCTGACCAGCACGGCCTGGGGCACGGCGGGCGACTTCACGATCGTGTCGAGCAACGCGGCCACCGACGGTACCCAGAGCGGCTTCGCGGCCGGCGCGGGTGACACGGACGACGGCGTCGACATCGCGGGCACCTTCGACGTGGGCGCCACCTCCTACCAGGCCGATGGCGTGGGGAACATCCTCACGGGTCGCGCTGGCAGCGTGGTGGACGGTCTGCGGGTGTCGACGGCTGCGGCCGCCGGCGCGGCGGGCACGGTCCAGGTGAGCAACAACAGCCTGGTGTTCCAGGTGGGCGCCAACGCCGGTCAGCAGGTCACGCTGGCCATCAGCAACATGGCGGCCTCCGAGCTGGGCACCGGTCTGGACGCGGCCAACGGCGGCAGCAACCAGTTCGCGGGCCTGGCTGACATCAGCATCCTGGACGCGGACAAGGCGGCCGACTCGCTGGCGGTCATCGACCAGGCGATCAGCCAGGTCAGCTCGCTCCGCGGCACGCTGGGCGCTTTCCAGAGCAACACCCTGGAGAGCGGCATGAACAACCTGCGCGTCGCCGAGGAGAACCTGGTGGCGGCCGAGTCCATCATCCGCGACACCGACATGGCGGCGGAGATGGCCACGTTCACCCGCAACCAGATCATGCTCCAGGCGGCCACGGCGATGCTGTCGCATGCGAACAGCGCGCCCCAGGTCGTCCTGCAGCTCATGCAGTAG
- a CDS encoding flagellin: MAFRINHNIASMNAYRNLSRNDMGFSRSLERLSSGLRINKAGDDPAGLVVSENMRAQIAGLGQAIENSELATAMVQTAEGSLTEVHALLTSMRELAIHAANEGANSAADLAADQAEINNALATINRIAQHTQFGTKKLLDGSNGVTGNVTSGSVTFLSGSASTESGTYDVVVTTQAEKATLATGNSGAIAGIAADETLTITNDNTGVSVSVNLVAGDDAQTIVDKINAYTNSTAVQASTDGTDITLLSSVWGTAGDFTIVSSNAATDGTQSGFSAGVGDTDDGVDIAGSFNVGATAYQADGLGAILTGRAGSMVDGLTVSTTAAAGVAGTVQVSNNSLVFQVGANAGQQVTLSIGNMAAATLGTGLDITGGGSNQFGSLAEISILDAHKAADSLAVIDQAIEEVSTIRGTLGAFQSNTLESGVNNLRVAEENLVAAESTIRDTDMAAEMATFTRNQIMLQAATAMLAHANSAPQVVLQLLQG, translated from the coding sequence ATGGCATTCCGAATCAACCACAACATCGCGTCCATGAATGCGTACCGCAACCTGTCGCGGAACGACATGGGGTTCTCCCGCTCGCTGGAGCGGCTGAGCAGCGGCCTGCGCATCAACAAGGCGGGCGACGACCCGGCCGGCCTGGTGGTCTCCGAGAACATGCGCGCGCAGATCGCCGGCCTCGGCCAGGCGATCGAGAACAGCGAGCTGGCCACGGCCATGGTGCAGACCGCCGAGGGTTCCCTCACGGAAGTCCATGCGCTGCTCACCAGCATGCGCGAGCTGGCCATCCACGCGGCGAACGAAGGCGCGAACAGCGCCGCCGATCTCGCCGCGGACCAGGCCGAGATCAACAACGCCCTGGCGACGATCAACCGCATCGCCCAGCACACCCAGTTCGGCACCAAGAAGCTCCTCGACGGGTCCAACGGCGTGACCGGCAACGTGACCAGCGGCAGCGTCACCTTCCTCAGCGGCTCGGCCAGCACCGAGAGCGGCACCTACGATGTCGTGGTGACGACCCAGGCCGAGAAGGCCACGCTGGCCACCGGCAACTCGGGCGCCATCGCCGGCATCGCCGCCGACGAGACCCTCACGATCACCAACGACAACACGGGTGTCAGCGTGTCGGTCAACCTGGTGGCGGGCGACGACGCCCAGACGATCGTGGACAAGATCAACGCCTACACGAACTCCACCGCGGTGCAGGCGAGCACCGACGGCACGGACATCACCCTGCTCAGCTCGGTCTGGGGCACCGCGGGCGACTTCACGATCGTGTCAAGCAACGCGGCCACCGACGGCACGCAGAGCGGCTTCTCGGCCGGCGTGGGCGACACGGACGACGGCGTGGACATCGCCGGCAGCTTCAACGTGGGCGCCACGGCCTACCAGGCGGACGGCCTCGGCGCGATCCTCACCGGCCGCGCGGGCAGCATGGTGGATGGCCTCACGGTCTCGACCACGGCCGCTGCGGGCGTTGCCGGCACGGTGCAGGTGAGCAACAACAGCCTCGTCTTCCAGGTGGGCGCCAACGCCGGGCAGCAGGTGACGCTGTCCATCGGCAACATGGCGGCGGCCACGCTGGGCACCGGGCTCGACATCACCGGCGGCGGCAGCAACCAGTTCGGCAGCCTCGCCGAGATCAGCATCCTCGACGCGCACAAGGCGGCCGATTCGCTGGCCGTCATCGACCAGGCCATCGAAGAGGTGAGCACGATCCGCGGCACGCTGGGCGCTTTCCAGAGCAACACGCTCGAGAGCGGCGTCAACAACCTGCGCGTGGCGGAAGAGAACCTGGTGGCGGCCGAGTCGACCATCCGGGACACCGACATGGCCGCGGAGATGGCCACCTTCACGCGGAACCAGATCATGCTCCAGGCCGCGACGGCCATGCTGGCGCACGCGAACAGCGCGCCCCAGGTGGTCCTGCAGCTCCTGCAGGGCTAG
- the csrA gene encoding carbon storage regulator CsrA, which translates to MLVLSRKRDQSIIVGEEIKITVVDVRGDTVQLGIDAPRAIAIYREEIYAAIRAANEEAAERQGLDDDGAGPATPPRRA; encoded by the coding sequence GTGCTTGTACTGAGCAGAAAACGGGATCAGAGCATCATCGTCGGCGAGGAGATCAAGATCACGGTGGTGGACGTCCGCGGGGACACGGTGCAGCTGGGCATCGACGCGCCCCGGGCGATCGCCATCTACCGTGAAGAGATCTACGCCGCCATCAGGGCCGCCAACGAAGAGGCGGCGGAGCGCCAGGGCCTGGACGACGACGGCGCCGGGCCGGCCACGCCGCCCCGGCGGGCGTGA
- a CDS encoding flagellar assembly protein FliW, giving the protein MQLTGTRFGAMEYREQDRITLPEGLVGMPNLRQFLIADFEEKVPFRWLQSVDDPSVGFLIAEPALFEPEFSLGLTESDLRGLDVSDPEELGVFVLCTFRGSWQETTGNLMGPVLVHAGSRRGRQVIVEDSGYSTHEPLRALLSGEELEAVQRKVSQTARRQAAVESIG; this is encoded by the coding sequence ATGCAACTGACCGGAACGCGCTTCGGCGCCATGGAGTATCGAGAGCAGGATCGCATCACCTTGCCCGAGGGCCTGGTCGGGATGCCGAACCTGCGGCAGTTCCTCATCGCCGACTTCGAGGAGAAGGTGCCCTTCCGCTGGCTTCAGTCCGTGGACGACCCGTCCGTGGGCTTCCTGATCGCCGAACCCGCGCTCTTCGAGCCGGAGTTCAGCCTCGGCCTGACGGAAAGTGACCTCCGCGGGCTGGACGTGTCTGATCCCGAGGAACTCGGCGTCTTCGTCCTCTGCACCTTCCGGGGCAGCTGGCAGGAGACCACGGGCAATCTGATGGGGCCGGTGCTGGTTCACGCCGGGTCGCGGCGGGGGCGGCAGGTCATCGTCGAGGACTCCGGCTACAGCACGCACGAACCCCTGCGGGCCCTGCTCTCGGGCGAGGAGCTTGAGGCGGTTCAGCGCAAGGTGTCACAGACCGCCCGCCGACAGGCCGCGGTCGAGAGCATCGGTTGA
- the flgK gene encoding flagellar hook-associated protein FlgK codes for MSGLFGLLETSKLTIFAQEMSLGILNHNIANANTPGYHRQRLSVSARGNVIGYGGGLGGGVQIDGVERFANSFVLNQLGRVGANRGEQAALATGYGALETILGEPVDETMGETGINDALDAFLNAWQPVVNPEMTGEDADTRNLILEAASTLTHRLRDVAQSILEEADSLREQVEAGVDEVNGLLQQVADLNLALTSSSLNDSSRADLEDSRDQRLQRLSALVGATWEFTEQGQLKVYTGGRVLVDHVTVHGIGSELAAGERVDSLRLFPLADNHPLTPAGGELKGLLAMLDTEIPTVLERLDALAAGLIDSVNAIHQSATGDGGGGIDFFTGSDASTIAVNAALLADPAQVSLSGTLPDGRDIASAIFDLHTDVVDAANGLSLQGIYTGMVGKLGARSASSQQLQAAAERLETGLTEKLESEVGVNIDEELAQMLVVQTTYQAASKVIGAVDEMLQTLLTIL; via the coding sequence ATGTCCGGACTCTTCGGTCTGCTCGAGACTTCCAAGCTCACCATCTTCGCCCAGGAGATGAGCCTCGGGATTCTCAACCACAACATCGCCAACGCGAACACGCCCGGCTACCACCGCCAGCGGCTCAGCGTCTCGGCGCGGGGCAACGTGATCGGCTATGGCGGCGGACTGGGCGGGGGCGTCCAGATCGACGGCGTGGAGCGCTTCGCGAACAGCTTCGTGCTCAACCAGCTGGGACGGGTGGGCGCGAACCGCGGCGAGCAGGCGGCCCTGGCCACGGGCTACGGCGCGCTGGAGACGATCCTCGGCGAACCCGTGGACGAGACCATGGGCGAGACGGGGATCAACGACGCCCTCGACGCCTTCCTCAACGCCTGGCAGCCCGTGGTGAACCCGGAGATGACGGGCGAGGACGCCGACACGCGCAACCTCATCCTCGAGGCGGCGAGCACGCTGACCCACCGCCTGCGGGACGTGGCGCAGAGCATCCTCGAGGAGGCCGACAGTCTCCGCGAGCAGGTGGAAGCCGGCGTCGACGAGGTGAACGGCCTGCTGCAGCAGGTGGCCGACCTCAACCTGGCCCTCACGAGCAGTTCGCTCAACGACTCGTCGCGCGCGGACCTCGAGGACAGCCGCGACCAGCGCCTTCAGCGCCTCTCGGCGCTGGTGGGCGCCACCTGGGAGTTCACGGAGCAGGGACAGCTCAAGGTCTACACCGGCGGGCGCGTACTGGTGGATCACGTCACGGTGCACGGGATCGGCAGCGAGCTGGCCGCGGGCGAGCGCGTCGACAGCCTTCGCCTCTTCCCCCTGGCGGACAACCATCCGCTCACGCCGGCCGGCGGCGAGCTCAAGGGGCTGCTGGCGATGCTCGACACCGAGATTCCCACCGTGCTGGAGCGCCTGGACGCCCTGGCCGCGGGACTGATCGACAGCGTCAACGCCATCCACCAGTCGGCGACCGGCGACGGCGGCGGCGGCATCGACTTCTTCACGGGCAGCGACGCCAGCACGATCGCGGTCAACGCCGCGCTGCTGGCCGACCCCGCGCAGGTCTCCCTGTCGGGCACGCTGCCCGACGGGCGCGACATCGCCTCGGCGATCTTCGACCTGCACACCGACGTGGTCGACGCGGCGAACGGTCTGTCGCTCCAGGGCATCTACACGGGCATGGTGGGCAAGCTCGGCGCGCGCAGCGCGTCCAGCCAGCAGCTGCAGGCGGCCGCCGAGCGCCTGGAGACGGGACTCACCGAGAAGCTCGAGTCAGAGGTGGGCGTGAACATCGACGAGGAGCTGGCCCAGATGCTGGTGGTGCAGACCACCTACCAGGCGGCGTCCAAGGTGATCGGCGCCGTCGACGAGATGCTGCAGACCCTGCTGACGATCCTCTAG